A region of Salmo salar chromosome ssa17, Ssal_v3.1, whole genome shotgun sequence DNA encodes the following proteins:
- the LOC123728131 gene encoding LOW QUALITY PROTEIN: gastricsin-like (The sequence of the model RefSeq protein was modified relative to this genomic sequence to represent the inferred CDS: deleted 1 base in 1 codon), translated as MKCLVIVLVCAVLAEGIHRIPLVKHKSIRERMMEKGERLPYQDPALKYFPDEFAGSTTMYINNYADTTYYGAITIGTPPQSFQVLFDTGSANLWVDSVLCNTQACNTHTKFNPQQSSTYSANGQTFYLPYGAGSLSGVFGYDTVNVGGIVINNQEIGLSTDEPGQNFVVAQFDGILGLSYPSISAGQETPVMDNMMSQNLLQANIFAFYMTSGGQQGSELSFGEVDTTKYQGQIYWTPVTSQTYWQIGIQGFQINGQETGWCGQGCQAIVDTGTSMLTAPGQIMGTLMQSIGAQQDQYGQYTVNCNQINSLPTLTFTINGVNFPLPPSAYIQQNNQVCSVGITPTYLPSQNGQPLWILGDVFLMQYYSVYDRTGNQVGFATAA; from the exons ATGAAGTGTCTCGTTATTGTGCTGGTATGTGCTGTGCTCGCTGAGGGAATCCACAG GATCCCTCTGGTGAAGCATAAGTCAATCCGTGAGAGAATGATGGAGAAGGGAGAACGCCTGCCCTACCAAGACCCCGCTCTCAAATACTTTCCTGACGAGTTCGCTGGCTCCACCACCATGTACATCAACAACTACGCTGAC ACCACTTACTATGGAGCCATCACCATCGGTACTCCCCCCCAGTCCTTCCAGGTGTTGTTTGACACTGGCTCTGCCAACCTGTGGGTTGACTCTGTACTCTGCAACACTCAGGCCTGCA ACACCCACACAAAGTTCAACCCCCAGCAGTCGTCCACCTACTCAGCGAATGGGCAAACTTTCTACCTGCCCTACGGAGCTGGCAGTCTCAGTGGAGTCTTCGGATACGACACCGTCAAC GTCGGTGGTATTGTCATCAACAACCAGGAGATTGGTCTGAGCACTGACGAGCCAGGTCAGAATTTTGTTGTGGCCCAGTTTGATGGTATCCTTGGCCTGTCCTAC CCTTCCATCTCAGCTGGACAAGAAACTCCCGTCATGGACAACATGATGTCTCAGAACCTTCTGCAGGCTAACATATTTGCATTCTACATGACCAG CGGCGGTCAGCAGGGCAGTGAGCTGTCGTTTGGAGAAGTGGACACCACCAAGTACCAGGGTCAGATCTACTGGACCCCCGTCACCTCCCAGACATACTGGCAGATCGGCATCCAAGG GTTCCAGATCAACGGTCAGGAGACAGGGTGGTGTGGGCAAGGCTGCCAGGCCATCGTGGATACAGGCACCTCCATGCTGACTGCACCCGGACAGATCATGGGAACCCTGATGCAGTCCATTGGAGCCCAGCAGGACCAGTATGGACAG TACACAGTGAACTGTAACCAGATCAACAGCCTGCCTACTCTCACCTTCACCATCAATGGAGTCAACTTCCCCCTGCCGCCATCTGCATACATCCAGCAg AACAACCAGGTCTGCTCTGTGGGGATCACCCCCACCTACCTGCCGTCCCAGAACGGACAGCCCCTGTGGATTTTGGGAGATGTATTCCTCATGCAGTACTACTCCGTCTACGACCGCACAGGCAACCAAGTGGGCTTTGCCACCGCAGCCTAA